Proteins encoded in a region of the Zunongwangia endophytica genome:
- the nadE gene encoding NAD(+) synthase encodes MQTTKVIDHIVNWLKDYAENAKMNGFVVGVSGGIDSAVTSTLCAKTGLDVLVLEMPIHQDPSHVSRAQKHIASLKERFPNVKSESVDLTPVFENFKSALPSVEASASVDLSLANSRARLRMTTLYYFAGLHKYLVGGTGNKVEDFGVGFYTKYGDGGVDLSPIADLMKSEVYALGKELNVIEEIMVAAPSDGLFGDSRSDEMQLGASYDELEWAMQMQEKGKKTDDFEGREQEVFKTYLKLNTANSHKMNPIPVCEIPVHLKN; translated from the coding sequence ATGCAAACCACAAAAGTAATCGATCATATTGTAAACTGGTTAAAAGACTATGCTGAAAATGCTAAAATGAATGGATTTGTTGTTGGCGTTAGCGGCGGCATTGATTCAGCAGTGACATCGACGCTTTGTGCAAAAACAGGATTGGACGTTTTAGTTTTAGAAATGCCTATACACCAGGATCCTTCACACGTTAGCCGTGCGCAAAAACATATCGCTTCTTTAAAAGAGCGTTTCCCAAATGTAAAAAGCGAAAGTGTAGATCTTACTCCTGTTTTTGAGAATTTTAAAAGCGCTTTACCATCAGTAGAAGCTTCTGCAAGTGTAGATCTAAGTTTGGCCAATTCTCGTGCACGTTTAAGAATGACCACGCTGTATTATTTCGCAGGACTTCATAAATATTTAGTTGGCGGAACCGGAAACAAAGTAGAAGATTTTGGCGTTGGTTTTTACACCAAATATGGCGATGGCGGTGTCGATCTTAGCCCAATAGCCGATCTTATGAAAAGTGAAGTATATGCTCTAGGAAAAGAATTAAATGTGATCGAAGAAATTATGGTTGCCGCTCCCAGTGATGGTTTGTTTGGAGACAGCCGAAGTGATGAAATGCAACTTGGCGCTAGTTATGATGAATTAGAGTGGGCGATGCAAATGCAGGAAAAAGGCAAAAAGACAGATGATTTTGAAGGCCGGGAACAAGAAGTTTTTAAAACATATCTTAAGCTGAATACTGCAAATTCACATAAAATGAATCCTATCCCAGTATGCGAAATCCCTGTTCACCTTAAAAACTAG
- the gldB gene encoding gliding motility lipoprotein GldB — protein sequence MMNRILFVFFLFLSLISCDSASEREKEIEKIPVDFEVVRFDKLFAEASPQSLPQLKEDYPYLFPKQFPDSVWVNKMKDTIQQEIKREVEKKYPEFSETEDEFYSLFQHIKYYFPEFEVPDVITVTSEVDYKNKIIYTGDYVFVSLDTYLGEDHKFYVGIVEYFTRNFKKDQIVPDAANDIAENYIPKPASRTFLANMIYYGKILYLKDIWLPKQSNWRKIGYTQEQWGFAENNEEMVWRYFVDNELIFDTDANLAPRFLYPAPFSKFYLSLDAETPDRLGQYIGWQMVKSYMNKNEVSIQQMLKTDAETIFNNANYKPKK from the coding sequence ATGATGAATAGAATTTTATTTGTCTTTTTTTTATTTCTAAGCCTTATTTCCTGCGATTCTGCATCAGAGCGAGAGAAGGAAATCGAGAAAATTCCCGTAGATTTTGAAGTTGTACGATTTGATAAGCTTTTTGCAGAAGCAAGTCCGCAAAGTCTTCCGCAGTTAAAAGAAGACTATCCTTATTTATTTCCGAAGCAATTTCCAGATAGCGTTTGGGTAAATAAAATGAAAGATACCATTCAGCAAGAAATTAAAAGAGAAGTTGAAAAAAAGTATCCTGAATTTAGCGAAACTGAAGATGAGTTTTATTCCCTTTTTCAGCATATAAAATATTATTTCCCAGAGTTTGAAGTTCCCGATGTGATTACGGTAACCTCTGAAGTAGATTACAAAAATAAGATTATTTACACAGGCGATTATGTCTTCGTCTCGCTAGATACATACTTAGGAGAGGATCATAAATTCTATGTTGGGATCGTAGAATATTTTACTCGAAACTTCAAAAAAGATCAAATTGTTCCTGACGCTGCGAATGATATTGCAGAAAATTATATTCCAAAACCAGCTTCCAGAACATTTTTAGCGAATATGATTTACTACGGAAAAATACTTTATTTGAAAGATATCTGGCTTCCGAAGCAATCAAACTGGCGTAAAATAGGATATACCCAAGAGCAGTGGGGGTTTGCTGAAAATAACGAAGAAATGGTATGGCGATATTTTGTAGATAACGAGCTTATTTTTGATACCGACGCTAATTTAGCTCCGCGATTTTTATATCCTGCGCCATTTTCTAAATTTTATTTGTCATTAGATGCAGAAACTCCCGACAGACTTGGCCAGTATATCGGTTGGCAAATGGTAAAATCTTATATGAATAAGAATGAAGTGTCTATACAACAAATGCTAAAGACCGATGCTGAAACGATTTTTAATAACGCAAACTATAAACCGAAAAAATAA
- the gldC gene encoding gliding motility protein GldC, whose translation MAYKKSDINIEVVTDENKVPEEIYWSAEDGNIFKEEAKALMLSVWDGKAQETLRVDLWTKEMPVDEMKKFFHQTLVSMKETYYRATQDEKMADTMGDFCDYFAEKLEIIKK comes from the coding sequence ATGGCTTACAAGAAATCTGATATTAATATTGAAGTTGTAACCGACGAAAATAAAGTGCCAGAAGAAATATACTGGAGTGCTGAAGACGGCAATATTTTTAAGGAGGAAGCAAAAGCGCTAATGCTTTCTGTTTGGGATGGCAAAGCTCAGGAAACCTTAAGAGTCGATCTTTGGACAAAAGAAATGCCGGTAGACGAAATGAAGAAGTTTTTTCATCAAACCTTAGTTTCGATGAAAGAGACTTATTACCGCGCTACGCAAGACGAGAAAATGGCCGATACGATGGGCGATTTTTGTGATTACTTTGCAGAGAAATTAGAAATTATCAAAAAGTAA
- a CDS encoding GTPase gives MDKKLIFVYNANSGVWNSVLDSAHKILKPNSYSCNLCAITHGVIGEKSVWKKYRKSSNFKMEFYHKDGFLKAFASKYLLKFDFPVVLFAENGELELLISKEELEGISSVEKLIKILQKRA, from the coding sequence TTGGATAAGAAACTCATTTTTGTCTATAACGCAAATTCGGGAGTTTGGAATTCGGTTTTAGATTCGGCTCATAAAATCCTGAAGCCAAATTCTTATTCCTGTAACCTCTGTGCGATAACTCATGGTGTTATAGGAGAAAAAAGTGTGTGGAAAAAATATAGAAAGTCGTCCAATTTTAAAATGGAATTTTACCATAAGGATGGCTTTCTTAAAGCTTTCGCTTCAAAATATTTACTGAAATTTGATTTTCCGGTAGTGCTTTTTGCTGAAAATGGTGAATTGGAACTATTAATCTCGAAGGAAGAACTAGAGGGAATATCTTCAGTAGAAAAACTAATTAAAATACTACAAAAACGAGCCTAA
- the yihA gene encoding ribosome biogenesis GTP-binding protein YihA/YsxC, whose translation MKINTAEFVISNSKVAKCPNSPLPEYAFIGRSNVGKSSLINMLTGRKSLAKTSAKPGKTQLINHFLINKNWHLVDLPGYGYAKVSKSEKRVFQRFITAYFEERKQLVCAFVLIDSRHKPQKIDMEFMQWLGENAIPFGLIFTKTDKLKPKELEKNILNYQEEMLQVWEEMPHFFITSSTSKTGGEDILEFIENLNNEVTE comes from the coding sequence ATGAAGATTAATACTGCTGAATTTGTAATTAGCAATTCTAAAGTTGCTAAGTGCCCAAACAGCCCCTTACCCGAATATGCTTTTATCGGACGAAGTAATGTGGGAAAATCCTCATTGATTAACATGCTTACCGGAAGAAAGAGTTTAGCCAAAACCTCGGCCAAACCGGGAAAAACGCAATTAATTAATCATTTTTTAATTAATAAAAACTGGCACCTAGTAGATTTACCGGGCTATGGTTATGCAAAAGTTTCTAAATCTGAAAAAAGAGTTTTTCAGAGATTTATTACTGCTTATTTTGAAGAAAGAAAGCAATTGGTATGTGCGTTTGTTTTAATAGATAGTCGCCATAAGCCGCAAAAAATTGACATGGAATTTATGCAATGGCTTGGTGAGAATGCGATTCCGTTTGGTTTGATCTTCACAAAAACTGATAAGCTGAAACCCAAAGAACTTGAAAAAAACATCCTGAATTACCAGGAAGAAATGTTACAGGTTTGGGAAGAAATGCCACATTTTTTCATCACCTCATCGACCTCAAAAACTGGTGGCGAAGATATTCTGGAATTTATCGAAAATCTTAATAACGAGGTTACTGAATAA
- a CDS encoding alpha/beta fold hydrolase, protein MKNNLRKEGKFTYLEIGEGTPIVILHGLMGGLSNFDGVVDFFPSKGYKVLIPELPLYSMSLLKTSVGTFAKYLKEFVDFKGLDEVILLGNSLGGHIALVTTKLYPEIVKGLVITGSSGLYENAMGESYPRRGDYEFIKKKAQNVFYDPEVATKEIVDDVYNTVSDRNKLVKTLAIAKSAIRHNMAKDLPKMKTPTCIIWGKNDNVTPPEVAEDFHRLLPDSDLYWVDKCGHAAMMEHPDLFNELFFDWLQKRNF, encoded by the coding sequence ATGAAAAATAATTTAAGGAAAGAGGGAAAATTCACATATTTAGAAATAGGCGAAGGAACTCCGATAGTTATTTTACACGGACTTATGGGCGGCCTAAGTAATTTTGACGGAGTGGTAGATTTTTTCCCTTCTAAAGGATACAAAGTCTTAATCCCAGAACTTCCGCTTTACTCTATGTCTCTCCTTAAAACAAGTGTTGGAACGTTCGCTAAATACTTAAAAGAGTTTGTAGATTTTAAAGGTTTAGATGAAGTTATTCTTTTAGGTAATTCCCTTGGTGGCCATATTGCACTGGTAACAACCAAACTATATCCAGAAATTGTAAAAGGCCTTGTAATTACAGGAAGCTCTGGTCTCTACGAAAATGCGATGGGAGAAAGTTACCCACGTCGTGGTGATTACGAGTTTATCAAGAAAAAAGCTCAGAATGTATTTTATGATCCTGAGGTTGCAACTAAAGAAATTGTTGATGATGTTTATAACACCGTTAGCGATCGTAATAAACTGGTAAAAACACTTGCTATTGCCAAGAGTGCAATTAGACATAATATGGCGAAAGACTTGCCAAAGATGAAAACTCCAACTTGTATAATTTGGGGTAAAAATGATAACGTAACTCCGCCAGAAGTTGCCGAAGATTTTCATCGACTACTCCCAGACTCCGATCTTTACTGGGTAGATAAATGTGGACATGCTGCTATGATGGAGCATCCCGATCTTTTTAACGAGTTGTTTTTTGACTGGTTGCAGAAAAGAAATTTCTAA
- the mraZ gene encoding division/cell wall cluster transcriptional repressor MraZ, which yields MVNLIGTYECKVDTKGRLMVPSALKKQLMPMLQEGFVIKRAVFQSCLELYPMEEWNKLMERMNKLNRFKKKNNDFIRRFTAGVKTVEVDGNGRLLIPKDLIGFAGISKEIVLSSAINIVEIWDKDKYEEAIDAASDDFADLAEEVMGTEDFDFDGIS from the coding sequence GTGGTAAATCTTATCGGAACATACGAGTGTAAAGTTGATACTAAGGGTAGGCTAATGGTGCCTTCAGCCCTTAAGAAACAACTTATGCCTATGCTTCAGGAAGGTTTTGTGATTAAACGAGCTGTTTTTCAGTCTTGTTTAGAATTGTATCCAATGGAAGAGTGGAATAAGCTCATGGAACGAATGAATAAACTTAATCGCTTTAAAAAGAAAAACAACGACTTTATCCGAAGATTTACAGCAGGTGTAAAAACCGTTGAGGTAGATGGGAATGGCAGATTGTTAATTCCTAAAGACCTGATCGGTTTTGCAGGGATTTCGAAAGAAATTGTGCTTTCTTCAGCAATTAATATTGTAGAGATCTGGGATAAAGATAAGTACGAAGAAGCAATAGATGCTGCAAGTGATGATTTTGCAGATCTGGCAGAAGAAGTAATGGGAACTGAAGATTTCGATTTCGATGGAATATCATAA
- the rsmH gene encoding 16S rRNA (cytosine(1402)-N(4))-methyltransferase RsmH yields MEYHNPVLLKESVDGLNIKPDGVYVDVTFGGGGHSREILSRLGENGKLYAFDQDTDALQNKIDDPRFTLINENFRFLKRFLRFYGVKKVDGILGDFGVSSHQFNEAERGFSTRFNAKLDMRMDQTSALSAYQVINQYEEEQLKSLFYQYGDLKNAPKLARIIVEERKNNPIENSENLNQLLKPHLFKGKENKVLAQIYQAIRIEVNQELEVLKEFLLQTEGMLEKNGRISLISYHSLEDRLVKRYIRSGLFEGEPEKDFYGNISVPFKKVGRLVVPTKEEISENNRARSAKLRIAKKL; encoded by the coding sequence ATGGAATATCATAATCCGGTATTATTAAAAGAGTCTGTAGATGGTTTAAATATTAAACCCGATGGCGTGTATGTAGATGTCACTTTTGGTGGTGGTGGTCATTCCCGCGAAATTCTAAGCAGATTAGGTGAAAACGGGAAACTTTATGCATTCGATCAGGATACCGATGCTTTACAAAACAAAATAGATGATCCTCGTTTTACGCTAATCAATGAGAACTTTAGATTTCTAAAGCGCTTTTTGAGATTTTATGGCGTAAAAAAAGTAGATGGGATTTTAGGCGATTTTGGAGTTTCTTCCCACCAGTTTAATGAAGCTGAACGTGGATTTTCAACACGCTTTAATGCGAAGTTGGATATGCGAATGGATCAAACCAGTGCTTTAAGCGCCTACCAGGTGATTAATCAGTATGAAGAAGAACAGCTTAAAAGCTTGTTTTATCAATACGGTGATTTAAAGAATGCACCAAAACTGGCAAGAATCATTGTTGAAGAGCGTAAAAATAATCCTATAGAAAATAGTGAGAATTTAAATCAACTTTTAAAACCTCACTTATTTAAAGGTAAAGAGAATAAAGTATTAGCACAGATTTATCAGGCGATTCGCATTGAAGTAAATCAGGAATTAGAAGTGCTAAAAGAATTTTTGCTTCAAACAGAAGGTATGCTAGAGAAAAATGGGAGAATTAGCTTAATCTCTTATCACTCTCTAGAAGATCGTTTGGTAAAAAGATATATAAGAAGCGGACTTTTTGAAGGAGAGCCTGAAAAGGATTTCTACGGAAATATTTCTGTTCCTTTTAAAAAAGTAGGACGTCTTGTAGTTCCTACAAAAGAAGAGATAAGCGAAAACAATAGGGCTAGAAGCGCAAAGTTACGAATAGCGAAGAAGCTTTAA
- a CDS encoding FtsL-like putative cell division protein: protein MKKGFYNILKANFLINDDAFKNWRFIVFCTVLAIIMIASSHSAERKVHEIARLHDQVLELRSEFLEGRSNLMKIKMESTVTNEMKKIGVGPSDNPPYKLKVKISE from the coding sequence ATGAAGAAGGGGTTTTACAACATTCTTAAGGCAAATTTTCTAATTAACGATGACGCTTTTAAAAACTGGCGTTTTATCGTGTTTTGTACTGTGTTGGCTATCATCATGATTGCCAGTTCGCACAGCGCAGAGCGCAAAGTACACGAGATAGCCCGTTTACACGATCAGGTTTTAGAATTAAGAAGTGAATTTTTAGAAGGACGTTCCAATTTGATGAAAATTAAAATGGAATCTACCGTAACCAATGAAATGAAGAAAATTGGCGTAGGTCCTTCAGATAATCCTCCATATAAATTAAAAGTAAAAATAAGCGAGTAG
- a CDS encoding penicillin-binding protein produces MATTDRGILNRLYFIAGCMFIFAVAVGVKLMDIQFVEGEHYKQLSEERVYRNFKIPANRGNLYDSNGSLLAASVPKYDIRFDAVTVSDEVFEGNVLKLSKELSKMLGNTPSYYVHKLRTARAHNQRYVLITRGLGYSEYMKIKSFPIFNLGAYKGGLIVEQRTVREHPLGKMAERTVGYERKDDEGYFTRVGLEGAFGPYLRGTDGHRLKQKIAKGQWKPISDNNEVEPKDGYDVISTIDVNIQDIAHHALLKQLEDFEAEHGTVIVMETETGEIKAMSNLGRTDQGTYYEKRNYAVYEAHEPGSTFKLMAMVAGLEDGVIDTSQIVDTENGVVRFYGRAVRDSHHGGYGKITAARAFELSSNTAFTKMITQGYKSNPGKFVDRLDDMGISRKIGLEIKGEGSPKIPHPDDKGWNGLSLPWMAFGYGVSITPLQTLNFYNAIANDGEMVKPRFIKEVKEWDKTIVKMEKEVINPSICSPETARKVREMMKNTVKRGTAANIYTPNFSMAGKTGTCQTEYWIEPGRYIASFAGYFPADNPKYSCIVVVHKPKRSKGYYGNIVAAPVFKRIAQKIYTDTPIMDTLPSLDVQSEIIDKDFEKYYSEVGTEKVVMPNVKGMPAMDAIPLLENLGLKVQVNGDGIVRSQSIIAGQKIKTNQKVNLKLS; encoded by the coding sequence ATGGCAACCACTGATAGAGGCATATTAAACAGGTTATATTTTATTGCAGGATGCATGTTCATCTTTGCAGTGGCTGTTGGTGTGAAGCTAATGGATATTCAATTTGTAGAAGGAGAACATTACAAGCAACTTTCTGAAGAACGTGTTTATCGTAATTTTAAAATTCCGGCAAACCGAGGTAATCTTTACGATTCTAATGGAAGCCTTTTAGCGGCTTCTGTTCCTAAATATGATATTAGGTTTGATGCAGTAACTGTTTCAGATGAAGTTTTTGAAGGTAACGTACTTAAGCTTTCCAAAGAACTTTCTAAGATGTTAGGCAATACGCCTTCTTATTATGTTCACAAACTAAGAACTGCTCGTGCACATAATCAACGTTACGTGTTGATAACTCGAGGTCTTGGATATTCAGAATATATGAAAATTAAGAGCTTTCCGATTTTTAATCTGGGAGCTTATAAAGGTGGTCTTATTGTAGAGCAACGCACGGTAAGAGAACATCCGTTAGGTAAAATGGCAGAGCGTACGGTTGGTTACGAGCGTAAGGATGATGAAGGATATTTTACCAGAGTAGGTTTAGAAGGTGCATTTGGTCCTTACTTAAGAGGAACCGATGGACATCGATTGAAACAAAAAATTGCAAAGGGACAATGGAAGCCTATTAGTGATAATAATGAAGTTGAACCTAAAGATGGTTATGATGTAATTTCTACGATCGATGTAAATATTCAGGATATAGCGCATCACGCCTTACTGAAGCAATTAGAAGATTTTGAAGCTGAACATGGGACGGTAATCGTGATGGAAACCGAAACTGGCGAGATCAAAGCAATGTCTAATCTTGGTCGTACCGATCAGGGAACGTATTACGAGAAGCGAAATTATGCGGTTTACGAAGCGCACGAACCTGGCTCTACTTTTAAGTTAATGGCAATGGTTGCCGGTTTAGAAGATGGAGTGATAGATACAAGCCAGATAGTAGATACTGAAAATGGAGTTGTGCGTTTTTACGGAAGAGCAGTTCGTGATTCTCATCACGGTGGTTATGGGAAAATTACCGCTGCAAGAGCTTTTGAGCTTTCTTCGAACACCGCTTTTACAAAAATGATCACTCAGGGCTACAAAAGCAATCCTGGAAAGTTTGTGGATAGACTTGATGATATGGGGATATCTCGAAAAATTGGTTTAGAAATTAAAGGAGAAGGAAGTCCTAAAATCCCACATCCAGATGATAAAGGCTGGAATGGTTTAAGCCTTCCTTGGATGGCATTTGGTTATGGGGTTTCAATTACACCATTGCAAACATTAAATTTTTATAACGCTATTGCGAACGATGGCGAAATGGTAAAACCACGATTTATTAAGGAAGTAAAAGAGTGGGATAAGACCATCGTAAAAATGGAAAAAGAAGTAATTAATCCTTCTATCTGTTCTCCCGAAACTGCTAGAAAAGTGCGGGAAATGATGAAAAATACCGTGAAGCGTGGTACCGCAGCAAATATATATACGCCCAATTTTTCAATGGCCGGTAAAACAGGAACCTGTCAAACCGAATATTGGATAGAGCCGGGAAGATATATAGCTTCTTTTGCCGGATATTTTCCTGCAGACAATCCTAAATATTCTTGCATCGTGGTTGTTCATAAACCAAAAAGAAGTAAAGGGTATTATGGAAATATTGTAGCTGCTCCGGTTTTTAAAAGAATAGCGCAAAAAATTTATACCGATACACCAATCATGGATACACTTCCATCTTTGGATGTCCAAAGCGAAATTATAGATAAAGATTTCGAAAAATATTATTCTGAAGTGGGAACTGAAAAAGTGGTAATGCCGAATGTAAAAGGTATGCCGGCTATGGATGCTATTCCGCTTTTGGAGAATTTAGGATTAAAAGTACAGGTAAATGGTGATGGGATTGTAAGAAGTCAGTCGATCATTGCTGGACAAAAAATAAAGACTAATCAAAAAGTAAATCTGAAGTTAAGTTGA
- a CDS encoding UDP-N-acetylmuramoyl-L-alanyl-D-glutamate--2,6-diaminopimelate ligase, with protein sequence MRILKDILYKVSMESVVGNTAVAINNIHFDSRKVEMNDVFVAITGTVSNGHDFIEKAINQGALVIICEELPTNIVNGVTYVQVANSKEALAFMASNFYENPSDKLKLVGVTGTNGKTTIATLLYDLFTKAGFKVGLLSTVKVMVGDTLYEAVRTTPDSLTINYFLAEMNAEGVEYCFMEVSSHGIDQHRTTGLEFAGGIFTNLSHDHLDYHSSFAEYRDVKKRFFDELPASAFALTNVDDKNGEVMLQNTNAKQYKYGLKNYADYKAQILENQFTGLLLKINDQEVWSRLIGNFNAYNILAIYSAAELLGLEPLENLKFISELHSVNGRFQYVISSEVKITAIVDYAHTPDALKNVLETINAIRTKNEELITVVGCGGDRDRTKRPKMGHIASALSSKVIFTSDNPRTEDPDGIIEEIENGVEPQNFNKTLSVTNRKQAIKTACQMAKANDIILIAGKGHETYQEIHGEKHDFDDLKIVSEFLKQLKK encoded by the coding sequence TTGAGAATACTTAAGGACATATTATATAAAGTAAGCATGGAATCTGTGGTAGGTAATACTGCAGTAGCTATTAATAATATTCATTTCGATTCTAGAAAAGTTGAAATGAACGATGTTTTTGTAGCAATTACCGGTACAGTTTCCAACGGACACGATTTTATCGAAAAAGCCATCAATCAAGGTGCTTTGGTGATTATCTGTGAAGAACTCCCAACGAATATTGTAAACGGAGTGACTTATGTGCAGGTAGCAAACTCTAAAGAAGCATTGGCCTTTATGGCTTCAAATTTTTATGAGAATCCTTCAGATAAATTAAAATTGGTTGGCGTTACCGGAACCAACGGTAAAACCACGATAGCTACATTATTGTACGATTTGTTTACCAAAGCGGGATTTAAAGTTGGTTTACTTTCAACAGTAAAAGTAATGGTTGGCGATACCCTTTACGAGGCAGTTCGCACAACTCCAGATTCGTTAACAATCAATTATTTCTTAGCTGAAATGAATGCTGAAGGTGTCGAATATTGCTTTATGGAAGTAAGTTCTCATGGTATCGATCAACATCGTACAACCGGATTAGAATTTGCAGGCGGAATTTTCACCAATCTTAGTCATGATCATTTAGATTACCATTCTAGCTTTGCGGAATATAGAGATGTGAAAAAACGCTTTTTTGATGAATTACCAGCTTCGGCTTTTGCATTAACCAATGTTGATGATAAGAATGGAGAGGTAATGCTTCAAAACACCAATGCGAAACAATACAAGTACGGTTTAAAAAATTACGCTGATTATAAAGCACAAATTCTGGAAAATCAATTCACAGGATTATTGCTGAAAATAAATGATCAGGAAGTTTGGTCGCGCTTAATAGGAAACTTCAACGCTTATAATATACTTGCTATTTATTCTGCTGCGGAATTATTAGGCTTAGAACCTTTAGAAAACCTGAAGTTTATAAGTGAACTTCATTCCGTAAATGGGCGTTTTCAATACGTGATTTCTTCCGAAGTAAAAATTACAGCGATCGTCGATTATGCCCACACACCAGATGCACTAAAGAATGTATTGGAAACAATTAACGCGATTAGAACTAAAAACGAAGAGCTAATTACGGTTGTTGGTTGTGGTGGTGATAGAGATCGAACTAAAAGACCAAAAATGGGACATATTGCTTCAGCATTAAGTTCTAAAGTGATCTTCACCAGTGATAATCCAAGAACGGAAGATCCCGATGGTATTATCGAAGAGATAGAAAATGGGGTAGAACCTCAAAATTTCAATAAAACACTTTCAGTAACCAATAGAAAGCAGGCGATTAAAACCGCATGCCAAATGGCTAAGGCGAATGATATCATTTTAATCGCTGGCAAAGGACACGAGACTTATCAAGAAATACACGGCGAAAAGCATGATTTTGATGATCTCAAAATAGTAAGTGAGTTTTTAAAACAGCTAAAAAAGTAA
- the mraY gene encoding phospho-N-acetylmuramoyl-pentapeptide-transferase, with translation MLYYLFEFLEAKYQLPGAQLFEYISFRSAMAILLSLLISTIYGKRIIIYLQTKQIGESVRELGLQGQTEKAGTPTMGGLIIIIATLIPVLLLAKLENIYVILLIITTIWMGAIGFLDDYIKTFKKDKEGLPGKFKILGQVGLGLIVGCVMYFHDGITVKEKTNSEDVITQEMMLGDKKLPEMGPSQKNLTTTIPFVKNNEFDYSKIISWISPDLAKYAWIIFIPIVIIIVTAVSNGANLTDGVDGLAAGSSAIIVLTLGIFAWVSGNIIFSDYLNIMYIPDSGEMTIYITAFTGALVGFLWYNTYPAQVFMGDTGSLTIGGIIAVLAIASRKELLIPILCGIFLVENLSVILQVSWFKYTKKRFGEGRRIFLMSPLHHHYQKKGHHESKIVVRFWIVGIFLAILTVVTLKLR, from the coding sequence ATGCTTTATTATTTATTTGAATTTTTAGAAGCAAAATACCAGCTCCCGGGAGCTCAGCTGTTTGAATATATTTCATTCCGGTCTGCTATGGCTATTCTTTTGTCGTTGTTGATTTCTACCATTTACGGGAAGCGAATTATCATTTATTTACAGACCAAGCAAATTGGAGAAAGTGTAAGAGAACTTGGTTTACAGGGGCAAACCGAAAAAGCCGGCACGCCAACAATGGGAGGCTTAATTATCATTATCGCGACGTTAATTCCGGTACTGCTTTTGGCCAAATTGGAGAATATTTATGTGATTTTACTAATCATCACTACCATCTGGATGGGAGCTATCGGCTTTTTAGATGATTATATCAAAACATTTAAAAAGGATAAAGAAGGATTACCCGGTAAGTTTAAAATCTTAGGGCAGGTAGGTCTTGGTTTGATCGTGGGTTGCGTAATGTATTTTCACGACGGAATTACCGTAAAAGAAAAAACAAATTCTGAAGATGTTATAACTCAGGAAATGATGCTTGGCGACAAAAAGTTACCAGAAATGGGGCCTAGCCAGAAGAATCTTACGACGACGATTCCTTTTGTGAAAAATAATGAGTTCGATTATTCTAAAATCATCTCATGGATTAGTCCAGATTTGGCAAAATACGCTTGGATTATTTTTATCCCGATTGTGATTATTATCGTTACGGCAGTATCCAATGGTGCAAATCTTACCGATGGCGTAGATGGACTTGCCGCAGGTTCTTCGGCAATTATAGTATTAACATTGGGCATTTTCGCCTGGGTTTCGGGGAACATTATTTTCTCAGATTATCTGAATATCATGTATATCCCAGATTCTGGTGAAATGACTATTTATATCACCGCTTTCACAGGAGCACTGGTAGGATTTTTATGGTACAATACGTATCCTGCTCAGGTTTTCATGGGAGATACCGGAAGTTTGACTATTGGCGGAATCATTGCTGTGTTGGCAATAGCATCTAGAAAAGAATTATTGATACCTATTTTATGCGGAATTTTTCTTGTGGAAAATCTTTCTGTAATACTACAGGTATCCTGGTTTAAATATACCAAGAAGAGATTCGGCGAAGGAAGAAGGATATTTTTAATGTCTCCTTTGCATCACCACTATCAAAAGAAGGGGCATCACGAAAGTAAGATTGTTGTACGTTTTTGGATTGTGGGAATATTTTTAGCCATTCTAACTGTAGTGACACTTAAACTTCGATAA